The Acinetobacter pittii genome contains a region encoding:
- a CDS encoding molecular chaperone DnaJ: protein MSFDLKVSLQQRSEPSAQQKKLNRLIDKIEQQKVSLSTWQNAQAEIQQHIRQKLMPVYSDLHAVLFQQLDQLWNMLHSHEFSKADMQQLDEKIAQLAQMLKRSKMLSTEQLELVKQIDTFYQQHAQESVKKNKKAQPIEFGYEESADQGLEFEEDFEQYAAEQQQAREQAKQQRQQQKREQAEQMAAQSLKTVYLKIAAMIHPDREQDETKKQEKTELFQQASQAYEKQDLFYLLKLQLQLEQNKGLGAKELSAEQLRFYKLALDAQSQQLESQIAEILDSFQLAKNVKAENVHISDVYKAVDADCAELKQQLKWEKERLKHMKKVSGIEMLLGHGVL, encoded by the coding sequence ATGTCCTTTGATCTCAAAGTGAGCTTGCAGCAAAGGTCTGAACCGTCTGCACAGCAGAAAAAACTGAATCGCCTGATTGATAAAATAGAGCAGCAAAAAGTTAGCCTGAGCACATGGCAAAATGCACAAGCTGAGATTCAACAGCACATACGGCAAAAACTGATGCCTGTGTATAGCGATTTACATGCCGTGCTATTTCAGCAGTTGGATCAACTTTGGAATATGTTGCATAGCCATGAGTTTTCCAAAGCAGACATGCAACAACTAGACGAAAAAATTGCCCAGCTTGCCCAAATGTTGAAGCGCTCAAAAATGTTATCTACTGAACAGTTGGAGTTGGTAAAGCAGATTGATACCTTTTATCAGCAACATGCACAAGAGTCGGTAAAAAAGAATAAAAAAGCTCAACCAATAGAATTTGGATATGAAGAAAGTGCTGATCAAGGTTTAGAGTTTGAAGAAGACTTTGAACAGTATGCAGCCGAGCAACAACAAGCGCGAGAACAGGCTAAACAACAAAGACAGCAACAAAAACGTGAACAAGCAGAGCAAATGGCAGCGCAGTCACTTAAAACAGTCTATTTAAAAATTGCCGCGATGATTCACCCAGATCGTGAGCAAGATGAAACAAAAAAACAGGAAAAAACTGAGCTGTTCCAACAGGCAAGTCAGGCCTACGAAAAGCAGGATTTGTTTTATTTACTCAAACTCCAGTTACAGCTTGAACAGAATAAAGGGCTAGGCGCTAAAGAATTATCTGCCGAGCAGTTACGGTTTTATAAACTGGCTTTGGATGCACAAAGTCAGCAGCTTGAAAGTCAAATTGCTGAGATTTTGGATTCGTTTCAGTTAGCCAAGAATGTAAAAGCAGAGAATGTGCATATTAGTGATGTTTATAAAGCTGTCGATGCTGATTGTGCTGAATTAAAGCAGCAGTTGAAGTGGGAAAAGGAACGCTTAAAGCATATGAAAAAGGTGAGTGGGATAGAGATGTTGTTGGGGCATGGGGTGCTTTAA
- a CDS encoding AAA family ATPase codes for MENLYIKNFLVIKEAELEVKKINVIIGSQGTGKSVIVKALYFFQEIGSIFRKCLTQENSLDKVYKGIKEKFIEIFPEYAWKNQNFEIVYTKNDIKIDISNLNNDFQTKLSGKLASDYNISLLKFLDVKNELDSSQINDNELFKFPKHFLYKRAATKILEESSINQIISSPTFIPATRAFFSLFQENLFSFINTAQQNLDPFIRDFGQMYEGYRGFYNKNKEKIYNNFPIQFIQEIMKGEIIEKDNQLYILDKNNREIALAQASSGQQEALPMLLTLSVLSFFSETKKDLIYIEEPEAHLFPISQALTIKILSYLYGKDLNFILTTHSPYVLSEFNNYLYAGSLIKRNLLTQNDFQEILPNTTAIHSNNLSAYKIENGYLTSIIDHEFDIIDSNEIDKASEHSQDIFSKLLAFEKEI; via the coding sequence ATGGAAAATCTTTATATAAAAAACTTTCTAGTTATCAAAGAAGCTGAATTAGAAGTAAAAAAAATAAATGTTATTATTGGTTCTCAAGGTACAGGTAAAAGCGTAATAGTTAAGGCTCTTTATTTTTTTCAAGAAATAGGATCTATTTTTAGAAAATGTCTAACTCAGGAAAATTCTCTAGATAAAGTTTACAAAGGTATAAAAGAAAAATTTATAGAAATTTTTCCTGAGTATGCTTGGAAAAATCAAAATTTTGAAATTGTTTATACTAAAAATGATATTAAAATTGATATTAGTAATTTAAATAATGATTTTCAAACTAAATTATCAGGAAAATTAGCAAGTGACTACAATATCTCACTATTAAAATTTTTAGATGTAAAAAATGAATTAGATAGCTCACAAATTAATGATAATGAATTATTTAAATTTCCAAAACATTTTTTATATAAAAGAGCAGCAACTAAAATATTAGAAGAATCAAGTATAAATCAAATTATTAGCTCTCCCACTTTTATTCCTGCTACAAGGGCTTTTTTCTCACTTTTTCAAGAAAACCTATTTTCATTTATTAATACCGCTCAACAAAATTTAGATCCATTTATTAGAGATTTTGGACAAATGTATGAAGGATACAGAGGATTTTATAATAAAAATAAAGAAAAAATTTATAATAACTTTCCTATTCAATTTATCCAAGAAATAATGAAAGGTGAAATTATTGAAAAAGATAATCAACTATATATTTTAGACAAGAATAATCGTGAAATAGCCTTAGCTCAAGCTTCTTCTGGACAACAAGAAGCTCTACCCATGCTATTAACTCTTTCAGTATTATCTTTTTTTTCTGAAACTAAAAAAGACTTAATCTATATAGAAGAACCTGAAGCCCACTTATTCCCAATTTCTCAAGCATTAACTATTAAAATTTTATCTTATCTATATGGGAAAGACCTAAATTTTATTTTAACAACTCATAGTCCTTATGTTTTAAGTGAATTTAACAATTATCTATATGCTGGTAGTTTAATAAAAAGGAATCTATTAACACAAAATGATTTCCAAGAAATTTTACCTAATACAACAGCCATCCATAGCAACAATCTTTCTGCTTATAAAATAGAAAATGGATATTTAACTAGTATTATTGATCATGAATTTGATATTATTGACTCTAATGAAATAGACAAAGCATCAGAACATTCTCAAGATATTTTTAGTAAGTTACTTGCTTTTGAAAAAGAAATTTAA
- the valS gene encoding valine--tRNA ligase — MTDAQTAQNIATTYDPTEIEKKWYQTWEEQGYFKPSGHGESFCIMIPPPNVTGSLHMGHGFNNAIMDALTRYNRMMGKNTLWQPGTDHAGIATQMVVERQLGLQGVTRHDLGRDKFIEKVWEWKEQSGGTITKQIRRLGSSVDWSRERFTMDEGLSNAVKEVFVRLHEDGLIYRGKRLVNWDPKLQTALSDLEVESKEEKGSLWHFKYFFEDKSVKTQDGKDYLVVATTRPETLLGDTAVAVHPEDERYAHLVGKNIVLPITGRLIPIVADDYVEKDFGTGCVKITPAHDFNDYDLGKRNSLPIINIFNKNAEVLGEFEYIAKAGEQISKTITAPADYAGLERFAARKKLVAQAEAEGWLDQIQPYDLKAPRGDRSGVIIEPLLTDQWYVKIAPLAEPAIEAVQDGRIKFVPEQYSNMYMAWMRDIQDWCISRQLWWGHRIPAWYDANGNIYVGRNEEEVRAKNNIAADVELKQDEDVLDTWFSSALWTFSTLGWTGDAQKDAANDFLKTFHPTDVLVTGFDIIFFWVARMIMMTLHFMKNEDGSSQVPFKTVYVHGLVRDGEGQKMSKSKGNVLDPLDLIDGIDLESLVAKRTTGLMNPKDAAKIEKSTRKEFPEGINAYGTDAVRFTFCALANTGRDIKFDLKRVEGYRNFCNKIWNATRFVLMNVEGQTVGQEARPDLWELPEQWIMSRLQKAEAAVHQAFATYRLDLAAQAIYDFIWNEYCDWYVELTKPVLNDAEVSEERKAEVRRVLLAVMEASLRLAHPLMPYLTEEIWQTLAPMLGQGGPTIMTAQYPIPEQAKINEQAEADMQWLQGLIGAVRNIRGELGLGNARLLPVLLQNTSDAEREQIIRIEALFKALAKVESIEFLNKDQEPPLSCSSVVSHASVFVPMKGLIDPKAELARLQKDLDKIQKQHDQIAGKLANEGFVSKAPAAVVEGEKAKLAEFAAQLEKVKANMEQIAAL; from the coding sequence ATGACTGACGCTCAAACCGCTCAAAATATTGCGACCACATACGATCCAACCGAGATCGAAAAGAAGTGGTACCAAACGTGGGAAGAACAAGGTTACTTCAAACCTTCTGGTCACGGTGAATCATTCTGTATCATGATTCCACCACCAAACGTCACAGGTAGTTTGCACATGGGCCATGGCTTTAACAATGCCATTATGGATGCCCTCACCCGTTATAACCGTATGATGGGTAAAAATACTTTGTGGCAACCGGGTACTGACCATGCTGGTATTGCAACGCAAATGGTTGTTGAGCGTCAACTTGGCTTACAAGGTGTGACTCGTCATGACTTGGGTCGTGATAAGTTCATCGAAAAAGTTTGGGAATGGAAAGAACAATCTGGCGGCACAATTACGAAACAAATTCGTCGCTTAGGTTCATCTGTAGACTGGTCACGTGAACGCTTCACGATGGACGAAGGTTTATCAAACGCAGTTAAAGAAGTATTCGTTCGTTTGCACGAAGATGGTTTAATTTACCGTGGTAAGCGCCTTGTAAACTGGGATCCTAAACTTCAAACTGCTCTTTCTGACCTTGAAGTAGAAAGCAAAGAAGAAAAAGGCTCACTTTGGCACTTTAAATATTTCTTTGAAGATAAATCAGTTAAAACTCAAGATGGCAAAGACTATTTAGTCGTTGCAACGACTCGTCCTGAAACTTTACTTGGTGATACTGCGGTTGCCGTTCACCCTGAAGATGAGCGTTATGCACACCTTGTTGGTAAAAACATTGTATTGCCAATTACAGGTCGTTTAATTCCGATTGTTGCTGACGACTACGTTGAAAAAGACTTCGGTACTGGCTGTGTAAAAATTACCCCTGCTCATGACTTCAATGACTATGACCTAGGTAAACGCAATAGCTTGCCAATTATTAATATCTTCAACAAAAATGCCGAAGTTTTAGGTGAGTTTGAATATATTGCAAAAGCTGGCGAACAAATTTCTAAAACCATTACTGCACCTGCGGACTATGCTGGTTTAGAACGTTTTGCTGCACGTAAAAAATTAGTTGCTCAAGCTGAAGCTGAAGGCTGGTTAGATCAAATCCAACCGTATGACTTAAAAGCTCCACGCGGTGACCGTTCTGGCGTGATCATTGAGCCGTTACTTACTGACCAATGGTACGTAAAAATTGCGCCGCTTGCGGAGCCTGCAATTGAAGCAGTTCAAGATGGCCGTATTAAGTTTGTGCCAGAGCAGTACAGCAACATGTACATGGCATGGATGCGTGACATTCAAGACTGGTGTATTTCACGTCAGCTTTGGTGGGGTCACCGTATTCCAGCTTGGTACGATGCAAATGGCAATATCTATGTTGGCCGTAACGAAGAAGAAGTACGTGCGAAAAACAACATCGCTGCTGACGTTGAACTTAAACAAGACGAGGACGTTCTTGATACATGGTTCTCATCTGCACTTTGGACATTCTCAACTTTAGGTTGGACTGGCGACGCACAAAAAGACGCAGCAAATGATTTCTTAAAAACCTTCCACCCAACAGATGTGTTGGTGACTGGTTTTGACATCATTTTCTTCTGGGTTGCCCGTATGATCATGATGACCCTGCACTTCATGAAAAATGAAGATGGTTCATCGCAAGTTCCATTTAAGACTGTTTACGTTCACGGCTTGGTACGTGATGGTGAAGGTCAAAAAATGTCGAAGTCTAAAGGTAACGTGCTTGATCCATTAGACTTGATTGACGGTATTGATTTAGAAAGCTTAGTTGCAAAACGTACAACTGGCTTAATGAACCCGAAAGATGCTGCGAAGATTGAAAAATCAACGCGTAAAGAGTTCCCAGAAGGCATTAATGCTTATGGTACTGACGCAGTTCGTTTCACGTTCTGTGCGCTTGCAAACACTGGTCGTGACATCAAGTTCGACTTAAAACGTGTTGAAGGCTACCGTAACTTCTGTAACAAAATCTGGAACGCAACTCGTTTCGTTCTCATGAATGTTGAAGGTCAAACTGTTGGTCAAGAAGCGCGCCCTGATCTATGGGAACTTCCAGAACAATGGATTATGAGCCGTCTGCAAAAAGCTGAAGCTGCTGTACACCAAGCGTTTGCAACTTACCGTTTAGACCTTGCTGCTCAAGCGATTTACGACTTTATCTGGAATGAGTACTGTGACTGGTACGTTGAGTTAACTAAACCAGTTCTAAACGATGCAGAAGTTTCAGAAGAGCGTAAAGCTGAAGTACGCCGTGTATTGCTTGCAGTCATGGAAGCTTCTTTACGTTTGGCTCATCCGTTAATGCCGTATTTGACAGAAGAAATCTGGCAGACTCTTGCACCAATGCTTGGTCAAGGTGGCCCAACGATTATGACTGCTCAATACCCTATTCCTGAGCAAGCAAAAATCAACGAACAAGCTGAAGCAGATATGCAATGGCTTCAAGGTTTGATTGGTGCAGTACGTAACATTCGTGGTGAGTTGGGCTTAGGTAATGCACGCTTGTTGCCAGTATTACTTCAAAACACTTCTGACGCTGAACGTGAACAAATTATTCGTATTGAAGCATTGTTCAAAGCCTTGGCTAAAGTTGAAAGCATTGAGTTCTTGAATAAAGACCAAGAGCCACCTTTATCTTGCTCTAGCGTTGTTAGCCATGCATCGGTATTTGTACCAATGAAAGGCTTAATTGACCCTAAAGCTGAGCTTGCTCGTTTGCAAAAAGACCTGGATAAAATCCAAAAGCAACACGACCAAATCGCAGGCAAACTTGCAAACGAAGGCTTTGTATCTAAAGCACCAGCAGCAGTTGTTGAAGGTGAAAAAGCGAAGCTTGCTGAATTTGCTGCTCAGTTAGAGAAAGTTAAAGCGAATATGGAGCAAATTGCTGCACTGTAA
- a CDS encoding SDR family NAD(P)-dependent oxidoreductase, whose amino-acid sequence MAKLDTLQNKVVWITGASSGLGKALAGELALQGAEVILTSRRFEELEEVRVGLLNADRHLSVVADITDEKQVNEAYKQILKAKGRIDWLINNAGLSQRALIKDTTMATERAIMEVDYFSQVALTKTVLPTMLKQKSGRVVFVSSVAGLLGTQYRASYSAAKAAIHMWANSLRAEVSDQGVEVSVIFPGFVKTNVSFNALNGAGQPQGHQDEAIENGLEADVFAEQSVKALMQGQEYIVVGGAKEKLGVMVSRMSPKLLYKMIRKTKVK is encoded by the coding sequence ATGGCCAAACTTGATACTTTGCAAAATAAAGTGGTATGGATTACGGGAGCATCTTCTGGTCTGGGTAAGGCCTTAGCAGGTGAGTTGGCTTTGCAAGGGGCCGAAGTGATTTTGACCTCGCGTCGTTTTGAAGAATTAGAAGAAGTTCGGGTTGGCTTATTAAACGCTGACCGTCATTTGTCGGTGGTTGCCGATATTACTGATGAAAAACAAGTAAACGAAGCTTATAAGCAGATTTTAAAAGCGAAAGGGCGAATTGACTGGCTTATCAATAATGCTGGCTTAAGCCAACGTGCTTTAATTAAAGATACGACAATGGCAACTGAACGGGCCATTATGGAAGTCGACTATTTCTCTCAAGTGGCATTAACCAAAACTGTGCTGCCGACCATGCTAAAACAAAAGTCTGGTCGAGTTGTATTTGTGTCGAGTGTAGCGGGTTTATTAGGCACTCAGTACCGTGCAAGCTACTCTGCTGCTAAGGCGGCAATTCACATGTGGGCAAATAGTTTACGTGCTGAAGTCTCCGATCAAGGTGTTGAAGTTTCAGTTATTTTCCCAGGCTTCGTAAAAACTAACGTTTCGTTCAATGCGCTAAATGGTGCTGGGCAACCTCAAGGTCATCAAGATGAGGCTATCGAGAATGGTTTAGAGGCTGATGTATTTGCAGAGCAATCTGTAAAAGCATTAATGCAGGGGCAAGAATATATTGTTGTTGGTGGAGCAAAAGAAAAACTGGGTGTGATGGTTTCTCGGATGTCACCAAAACTTCTTTATAAAATGATTCGGAAAACAAAAGTAAAATAA
- a CDS encoding nuclear transport factor 2 family protein: MDQDYHRILEVITRFQLVFDQKNWDAFDELLADQLEVDYLQFRGEPLCVVSCHEYKGSRQQALSHLRLQHNLSNPLIRIEQDRAWLECNYQIYRFSENDYFHSFGRYYFTLAKQQGIWKITGICQHLTKNIGNPRIHFSAMGQC, translated from the coding sequence ATGGATCAAGACTACCATCGTATTTTAGAGGTCATTACGCGTTTTCAATTGGTTTTTGACCAGAAAAATTGGGATGCGTTTGATGAGTTGTTGGCCGATCAACTTGAGGTGGACTATTTGCAGTTTAGAGGGGAACCTTTATGTGTGGTGTCTTGTCATGAATATAAAGGTTCACGGCAACAAGCTTTGTCACATTTGCGACTACAGCACAATTTAAGCAATCCTCTTATTCGGATTGAACAAGACCGAGCATGGTTAGAATGTAATTATCAAATTTATCGTTTTTCGGAAAATGATTATTTTCATTCTTTTGGTCGCTATTATTTTACTCTGGCAAAACAACAGGGCATATGGAAAATTACCGGAATTTGCCAACACTTAACTAAAAATATTGGCAATCCGCGTATACATTTTTCTGCTATGGGGCAGTGTTAA
- a CDS encoding YbjQ family protein — protein sequence MDNLIFQLVIFLILFSIGWAFGRHIEQKHLNELLEKEQQFAHIRIDTNRFATSDQLGHFISSNVVISHDYFKYVLASIKNILGGRLTSYESIVERARREAIVRLKQQAQSVGANHIMGVRLSTTELGMQGGMVEVFAYGTAVKD from the coding sequence ATGGACAATCTTATTTTTCAGCTTGTTATTTTTCTCATTCTTTTCAGTATTGGTTGGGCTTTTGGCCGCCATATTGAACAAAAACATTTAAATGAACTTCTAGAAAAAGAGCAACAATTTGCCCATATCAGAATTGATACCAATCGTTTTGCCACAAGTGATCAGTTAGGCCATTTTATTAGCAGTAATGTAGTTATTTCGCATGACTACTTTAAATATGTACTGGCCTCTATAAAAAATATTTTAGGCGGTCGGCTGACCAGCTATGAAAGTATTGTTGAACGTGCTCGCCGCGAGGCGATTGTACGACTAAAACAACAAGCTCAAAGTGTCGGTGCCAATCACATTATGGGAGTTCGGCTGAGTACAACCGAACTGGGTATGCAAGGTGGAATGGTAGAGGTATTTGCCTACGGAACAGCAGTCAAAGATTAA
- a CDS encoding YbjQ family protein: MLLSNLESVPGHQIVKQLDVVYGSTVRSKHVGRDLMASLKNIVGGELTGYTELLEESRQEAMQRMIVKAQQLGANAIVGIRFSTSNIAQGASELFVYGTAVVVQPQAPHLPDPFNA, encoded by the coding sequence ATGTTATTGAGTAATTTAGAAAGTGTTCCAGGCCACCAGATTGTAAAGCAGCTGGATGTTGTTTACGGAAGTACCGTTCGTAGTAAGCATGTTGGCCGTGACCTGATGGCGAGTTTAAAAAATATTGTAGGTGGTGAACTTACTGGTTATACCGAATTATTAGAAGAATCTCGCCAAGAGGCTATGCAACGTATGATTGTAAAAGCCCAGCAACTTGGTGCCAATGCAATTGTGGGTATTCGTTTTTCTACCTCAAATATTGCCCAAGGTGCTTCTGAGTTATTCGTATATGGCACAGCAGTGGTTGTGCAGCCTCAAGCACCTCATCTGCCCGATCCATTTAATGCATAG
- the adeK gene encoding multidrug efflux RND transporter outer membrane channel subunit AdeK has protein sequence MQNVWSISGRSIAVSALALALSACQSMRGPEPVVKTDIPQSYAYNSASGTSIAEQGYKQFFSDPRLLGVIDLALANNRDLRTATLNIERAQQQYRITQNNQLPTIGASGSAIRQVSQSRDPNNPYSTYQVGLGVTAYELDFWGRVRSLKDAALDSYLSTQSARDSTQISLISQVAQAWLNYSFATANLRLAEQTLKAQLDSYNLNKKRFDVGIDSEVPLRQAQISVETARNDVANYKTQIAQAQNLLNLLVGQSVPQNLLPTQPVKRITQQNVFTAGLPSDLLNNRPDVKAAEYNLSAAGANIGAAKARLFPTISLTGSAGYASTDLSDLFKSGGFVWSIGPSLDLPIFDWGTRRANVKISETDQKIALSDYEKSVQSAFREVNDALATRANIGERLTAQQRLVEATNRNYTLSNARFRAGIDSYLTVLDAQRSSYSAEQGLLLLQQANLNNQIELYKTLGGGLKANTSDTVVNQPSSAELKKQ, from the coding sequence ATGCAAAACGTATGGTCTATTTCAGGTCGTAGCATTGCGGTATCTGCACTTGCGCTTGCTTTGTCAGCTTGTCAAAGCATGCGCGGCCCAGAACCAGTCGTGAAAACCGATATTCCACAAAGCTATGCATATAATAGCGCTTCTGGTACGTCTATTGCTGAACAGGGTTACAAACAGTTCTTTAGCGACCCTCGTTTGCTCGGAGTGATTGATTTGGCACTTGCCAACAACCGCGACTTACGTACAGCAACGCTCAATATCGAACGTGCTCAACAGCAATATCGAATTACACAGAATAACCAGCTTCCAACAATCGGAGCAAGTGGTAGTGCAATTCGTCAGGTTTCTCAAAGCCGTGATCCGAATAACCCCTACTCTACTTATCAAGTAGGTTTGGGTGTAACTGCCTATGAGCTTGATTTCTGGGGCCGTGTACGTAGCTTAAAAGATGCTGCATTAGATAGTTATCTTTCAACGCAAAGCGCACGTGATTCGACTCAAATCAGTCTGATTAGCCAAGTTGCTCAAGCATGGTTAAATTATTCGTTTGCAACAGCAAACTTAAGACTGGCAGAGCAAACGCTTAAAGCACAGTTAGATTCTTACAATCTCAACAAAAAACGTTTTGATGTGGGCATCGATAGTGAAGTTCCACTACGTCAGGCACAGATTTCTGTAGAAACTGCGCGTAATGATGTAGCGAACTACAAAACTCAAATTGCTCAAGCGCAAAACTTGTTGAACTTATTAGTAGGTCAATCAGTTCCACAAAACTTGTTGCCAACCCAACCTGTAAAACGCATTACGCAACAAAATGTATTTACAGCGGGTTTACCAAGCGACTTGCTTAACAACCGTCCAGATGTAAAAGCTGCTGAATATAACTTAAGCGCTGCTGGTGCGAATATTGGTGCTGCAAAAGCACGTTTATTCCCAACCATTAGCTTAACGGGTTCTGCAGGTTATGCATCAACTGACTTAAGTGATCTATTTAAGTCTGGTGGTTTTGTATGGTCAATTGGACCAAGCTTAGACTTACCAATCTTTGACTGGGGCACTCGTCGTGCCAATGTAAAAATTTCTGAAACTGATCAGAAAATTGCATTGTCTGATTATGAAAAATCAGTTCAGTCTGCGTTCCGTGAAGTTAATGACGCGCTTGCAACTCGTGCCAACATTGGTGAGCGTTTAACAGCTCAACAACGTCTAGTAGAAGCAACTAACCGTAACTACACACTTTCAAATGCACGCTTCCGTGCCGGTATTGATAGTTACTTGACGGTTCTTGATGCACAGCGTTCATCTTATTCAGCAGAACAAGGTTTGTTATTGCTTCAACAAGCAAACTTAAACAACCAAATCGAGTTATACAAAACTCTAGGTGGTGGTTTAAAAGCAAATACTTCAGATACAGTGGTTAATCAACCATCTAGTGCTGAACTTAAAAAGCAATAA